In Thermoanaerobaculia bacterium, the genomic stretch GGTTACAACGATGGCCAGGCCCGGAAAGGTGGTCATCCACCAGGCATCCAGGAGTGCATCCTGACCTCCGGCGATCATGTTCCCCCATGATGCGGTGGGCGGCTGAACGCCAAGACCCAGAAAGCTCAATGCGGCCTCAACCAGGATCGTGCCCCCGATGCGGAGTGTTCCATCCACCATGACGGGACCGGAGGCGTTGGGAAGCAGGTGGCGGATAAGAATATGAAAATGGGATGCTCCCATCTGCCGGGCAGCCAGAATAAAGTCTCTCTCCTTTAAAGACAGAATCTGCCCCCGTACCAGGCGGGACACTTCCATCCAGGAGAGGAACCCCAGGACGAGGATCACCATAAGGACAGAAGGCTGTGTCGGCCAGACGGCAACGATCAGAATGAGGAGAAAGAGGCGGGGAAAGGCCATGAGCCCATCCACAATCCGCATCATGACTCCATCCGCCCAGCCCCCCAGATAGCCGGCTGTGGCTCCCCAGAAGGCCCCCAGTCCGACTGCGATGATCATGGCCAGGATTCCGATGCTCAAAGAAACACGGCTGCCGTAAACCAGCCTGGAATAGACACAGCGTCCGAAGTCATCCGTTCCCAGAGGAAAGAAGGTCTTCACATTCTCTTCCGTATGGAAAGAGAGGGGGGAAAGATAGCGGCATTCCGGCAGGGAATAGGTTTCATTGGGGGGATGGAGTGCAATCACGGGTGCAAAGATAGCGATCATGAGGAGCAGAAGCAGAAGGACTGCACCGATACGGGTCTTTTTCGTGGAACGGGTCCGCAGTATTCGGGAAAGGGGAAGGAAGGGAGCGAGGACGGCAAGAATGAAAAGAATAGTCATTTCACCGGTTCCCGTCATGGAACGCAACGTCCCGAACCGCACGATGGTGAGGATCAGAGGAATCGTAAGCAAAAGCCTAGTTCGCATGCCTCACCCTTGGATCGGCCACGGCATAGAGAAGATCAGCCAGGAGGTTGCCGATGATGACCATGACGGCGGCAACGAAGGTCGTCCCGATGATCAACGGATAGTCCCGGTACATCATGGCACCGTAGGTCAGTCTCCCCATGCCCGGCCAGGAAAAGATGACCTCAATGATCAGGCTGCCGGACACGAGAAAGGGTAGAGCCATTCCAGCGAGGGTGATCATGGGGAGGATGGCATTCGGAAGAGCATGACGGAAGATGATTCTCTTTCGTGAAAGCCCCTTGGCTTTTGCCGTTTTGATAAAGGGCTGCGCCAGGGTCTCCAGCATGCTCTGACGCATGAAACGGTTCGTCGCAGCGGCACCCGATATTCCCAGGATCAGGGCGGGGAGAACCAGGTGATAGAGAAAGTCAAGAACCTGGGCCGCCAGGGGCAGGGTCTGAAACCCGGGCCGATGCATGTGGGAAGGTGGAAAGATGGGAACGATATAGGCAAAGAGGAGAAGGGCCATGAGACCCAGCCAGAAACCCGGGACCGCATAGAGAACAAAGCTGACGGACGAAATGATCTTATCCGGCCACCGGTTCCTCTGGATCGCCGAAAGAATGCCCAGCAGAATCCCCAGCGCGAAATCGATGATCAGGGCGGTTCCACCCAGGGCCAGGGTACGGGGAAGTGTTTCGGCGATCAGGCTGACCACGGGCCTTCGATGCTCGTAGGACATTCCGAAGTCCCCCCGGACAAAGGAAGAAAGCCATTGGAGATACTGTATGTGGAGGGGACGGTCCAGACCGTAGGCAACCCGGAGCTGTTCCCGGACTTCCGGAGAGATACCGGGCTGAAAAAAGATCTGTGTCGGATCTCCCGGGGCGAGATGAACCGTGAAAAAGACGGCGGTCATCACCAGCCAGAGCAGGAGAAAAGAGGAAAGAATCCGAAGGGTAAGACGCCTCATCGGGCCAGTGTCCACTCCTCCAGACGGTAATAGGAAGACAGGGCATTCATCTCAAAATGGGTCACGCGGGTGCTGACTCCGTTCAGGCGGTCATTCTCATAGAGGAAGGTGAAGGGCAGATCCTCTGCAATTATCGCCTGAATTTGATCCCAGAGAGGCTTCTGGCGGTCAAGGGGCAACTCCACAACTTCCGCGAGGAGGCGGTCCGCTTCGGGATTACTGTAGGAGACCACGTTGATCCCCTGCTCCGGGTCGATGGCATCGGTGTGCCACAGGTCGCGGAAGTCGAGTTTGGTTGCGACAGCAAGACCATTGACGCACGCATCAAATTCCTTTCCCATCAGGCGCTGAATAAAGGGGTTGAAGTCGAGAAGCTGGATGTTGACCTTAATCCCCAGTGTTCCGAGATCCCGCTGAACCAGGACCGCAATATCATTCCGAATCTTGTTCCCGGAATTCGTAATCAGCGTAAAGGCGAAGGGCTGGTTGTCCCGGTCCAGGATTCCGTCCCCGTCATGATCCTCCCATCCCTGCTCCTTCAATATCTGCCTGGCAGTTTCCGGATCATAGGGAAGGGGCTTTACCTCGTTGTTGTGAGCCCAGAAATCGGCAATAATGGGTGACGCGGCGACCTTGGCATACCCGTACCAGACCGTCTGGACGATGGATTCCCGGTCAATTCCCATTGTCAGAGCCCTTCTCACCT encodes the following:
- a CDS encoding ABC transporter permease — encoded protein: MRTRLLLTIPLILTIVRFGTLRSMTGTGEMTILFILAVLAPFLPLSRILRTRSTKKTRIGAVLLLLLLMIAIFAPVIALHPPNETYSLPECRYLSPLSFHTEENVKTFFPLGTDDFGRCVYSRLVYGSRVSLSIGILAMIIAVGLGAFWGATAGYLGGWADGVMMRIVDGLMAFPRLFLLILIVAVWPTQPSVLMVILVLGFLSWMEVSRLVRGQILSLKERDFILAARQMGASHFHILIRHLLPNASGPVMVDGTLRIGGTILVEAALSFLGLGVQPPTASWGNMIAGGQDALLDAWWMTTFPGLAIVVTVMSFFLLGEGFRDATQEDH
- a CDS encoding ABC transporter permease, producing the protein MRRLTLRILSSFLLLWLVMTAVFFTVHLAPGDPTQIFFQPGISPEVREQLRVAYGLDRPLHIQYLQWLSSFVRGDFGMSYEHRRPVVSLIAETLPRTLALGGTALIIDFALGILLGILSAIQRNRWPDKIISSVSFVLYAVPGFWLGLMALLLFAYIVPIFPPSHMHRPGFQTLPLAAQVLDFLYHLVLPALILGISGAAATNRFMRQSMLETLAQPFIKTAKAKGLSRKRIIFRHALPNAILPMITLAGMALPFLVSGSLIIEVIFSWPGMGRLTYGAMMYRDYPLIIGTTFVAAVMVIIGNLLADLLYAVADPRVRHAN